The Caldanaerobius fijiensis DSM 17918 DNA segment CGTATTCGGGATCGTACCGGTATCCGCTTAGATATGCTTCCCACAGAATGTTTCCCTGAAGTTTCCTTCGCTTACTCATTGCTACAGCATTTTGCTTTTGGAGTTCCTGCAAGGCCCACATGATTGCTTCGTCTTCCTGTCGTTCGGCTTCCTTTTGAAGCTTCTTAAGCTGACGCTGTTGTTTTTTATATTCGTTCGTCCAATTACGATTTTTTATCTTATTTTCTTTCTTACGACGTTCTTTTTCTTGTTTATATTCGGGAAATTGCTGTAAAATTTGCGTTATGGCCGGTTGAGATACACCTTCTATTTTTGCGATATCAACAACTTTAAGCTTTTCAATGAAATATAGTTGGTATACCTTGTTTTTATCACACAAACTTTGCATCCCCCTTACTTATATTTTTACTGCCATACTTTTGGGCGCACTTCGCCCTATATAAGCTATATAAGCTCCCTCACGTCTATTTCCGGGAAAACTTCTGAGATTCTCTTTATTGCTTTACGGCCCGGTTTAGATTTTCCGGTCTTAAGGCGATGTATTTGCTTTAGCGACATACCAAGCATGTTGGCAAGCTGAGTTTCGGTAAGATTATATTTAGAGAGTATGTCTGACACAGTTATCATGGTGTTTTTCCTCACTTGTCTGCAATCTTTTAGAGATCGCATTATAAAATGTCGTAAGAAATTCTCTTTCCTTTCGCTCTGCTTCTTCCTGACAGTGGTCAACATATGACACACGTACGTTCAGTTTTGTCATTTTCAGCACCTCTATTGTCGATAACAAAGTAATCATCAAAATTGATATGTAATTCATCGCAAAGCTTTTTTGCTACCTTAGGCGAAGGGTTTTTACGACCAGTAGTAATTTGA contains these protein-coding regions:
- a CDS encoding helix-turn-helix domain-containing protein, which produces MITVSDILSKYNLTETQLANMLGMSLKQIHRLKTGKSKPGRKAIKRISEVFPEIDVRELI
- a CDS encoding helix-turn-helix domain-containing protein; amino-acid sequence: MLEVRVKDTQKLTEVIIKSGYTKRSLARAINVSNSFISQITTGRKNPSPKVAKKLCDELHINFDDYFVIDNRGAENDKTERTCVIC
- a CDS encoding OmpH family outer membrane protein produces the protein MQSLCDKNKVYQLYFIEKLKVVDIAKIEGVSQPAITQILQQFPEYKQEKERRKKENKIKNRNWTNEYKKQQRQLKKLQKEAERQEDEAIMWALQELQKQNAVAMSKRRKLQGNILWEAYLSGYRYDPEYVNRAGRKDPSYVWREDVPFFDEGDKSAKRYKRIPVHTSSAAAVIYEERNRVESEKWESTTEKEALM